Below is a window of Streptomyces sp. NBC_01429 DNA.
TGCTGCGCCGGCGCCCGACCGTCACCTCGTGGCGGCGGCTGCTGGAGACGGCGCGTACGGAGTACGAGCGCGGCGCGGGCCTGCTGCCCGTGGGCTTGGAGGATGACGAGACGTACGAGACGTACGCGGCGGTGGGGTAGCCGGTGGGGCAGTAGTCACCACGAGTTCCCGGGATGGTCCGGGTCGGTCCGGTACGGTCCGACAGCCGGCCCCCGGCCCCGGCCCGGCGGGTAACCCCTCCCAGGTCAGTCGGCGTGTCTCGGCGGTGGGGCGGAAGCGCTTCGGTGCATGCGCGGTTACGTGCGTACGTAGCCGTACGTGCAGGCCGGAGCGGCTGTCCGCCCCGTCCGGGCGTCTGTTCGGGGCGATTTTCCCCGGGGGTCCGCGGACGTCCGGGGGCATCTGTCCAGCGCGCCCGTCGCCGTGCCGTGTCGCGCTGTGCCAGTGCAGGCCAGTTCAGTTCGGTGCAGTGCAGTGCAGTGCAGTGCAGTGCATTGCGGTGCCGTATCGCGCCGTGCCGCGCCCTGCCTGGATGTCCGCTGCTCTTGTGCTGCCGCCGCGCCCTTACGCCTGCCACCACGCCCCGGACGCCTGCCACCACGCCCCGGCCGGGCGGCTATTCGGCGGTACGGCCGGACGCGAGGCGATCGCCGATGGCCCTCAGCCCGGCGAGGTCATGAACGTCCCCGGGCAGCGCGGCCACCTCGACCACCGCCACCTCGGGGTGGAGCGCGGTGAAGCGATCACGCGTGCGCTGCTCACGCGCGAGAACCTGCATCCGCTCGGTGTGCAGGCGCAGTAGACCGGCCGTCAGCTGTTCCACACTTGTGACAGAAGCTGTCGCGTCGGTGGACTCGGCGGACGGTACGGATGCGGACGGGACCGGCACTTCGGGTACGTCGGACGGATCAGGTACACCGGACGGATCGGGTACGTCGGACGGACCAGGCGCACCGGATGGACCGGACGGCCCGGACCGACCGGACAGCCCGGGAGGGTCGGGCGGACCGGACGGATCAGGCGTGGGTGATTGCGGGCGGCGGCTCTCCGTGGCATCGGAAGCTCCGGAATCCGCGGCGGATTCCTCGGCTTCGGCCACAGCGACTTCGGGTTCGGGGTCTACGGGCTCATGCGCCTCGGCGGCTTCGGGAGAGGAGCCGACCGGTGCTGCAGTGCCACTCTTCTCAGCTTTCCCCGCCGCTTGATCCACAATGCGGCCCTCTTCAAGATTTTCCGCGGCGGCCCGCGCCCGCTCCGCCGACAGCCGCGCCGCCCCGCTGCCGTGGACCCGGTTGAGGACCAGCCCGGCCAGTGGCATCTCCTCGGCCGCCAGCCGCTCCACGAAGTACGCCGCCTCCCGCAGCGCGTCCCGCTCCGGCGCCGCGACCACGAGGAACGCCGTCCCCGGCGCCTGGAGCAGCCGGTACGTCGCGTCCGCCCGGGTACGGAAACCGCCGAACATCGTGTCCATCGCCGTCACGAACGTCTGTACGTCGCGCAGGAACTGACCGCCGAGCAGCTTGCCGAGCGTGCCCGTCATCATCGACATGCCGACATTCAGGAACTTCATCCCCGCGCGGCCGCCCACCTTCGCCGGAGCCATCAGCAGCCTGATGAACTTCCCGTCCAGGAAGGACCCGAGCCGCTTCGGCGCGTCCAGGAAGTCCAGCGCGGAACGGGACGGCGGAGTGTCGACGATGATCAGGTCCCACTCGTCGCGGGCCCGCAGCTGTCCCAGCTTCTCCATCGCCATGTACTCCTGCGTGCCCGCGAAGCCGGCCGACAGGGACTGGTAGAAGGGATTCTCCAGAATGGAGCGGGCCCGCTCCGCGTCCGTGTGCGCCTCGACGACCTCGTCGAAGGTCCGCTTCATGTCGAGCATCATGGCGTGCAGCTCACCGGGCCCCTCCACGCCCTTGACCCGCCGCGGCGTGTTGCCCAGCTCGTCGATGCCCATCGACTGGGCGAGCCTGCGCGCCGGGTCGATGGTGAGGACGACGGCCTTGCGCCCGCGCTCGGCCGCCCGTACGCCCAGGGCCGCCGCCGTCGTGGTCTTGCCGACACCGCCGGAGCCGCAGCACACGATGATGCGGGTGTCCGGGTCGTCGAGGAGCGGATCGATGTCGAGCGGGGC
It encodes the following:
- a CDS encoding ArsA family ATPase, encoding MTLDSAAAPLDIDPLLDDPDTRIIVCCGSGGVGKTTTAAALGVRAAERGRKAVVLTIDPARRLAQSMGIDELGNTPRRVKGVEGPGELHAMMLDMKRTFDEVVEAHTDAERARSILENPFYQSLSAGFAGTQEYMAMEKLGQLRARDEWDLIIVDTPPSRSALDFLDAPKRLGSFLDGKFIRLLMAPAKVGGRAGMKFLNVGMSMMTGTLGKLLGGQFLRDVQTFVTAMDTMFGGFRTRADATYRLLQAPGTAFLVVAAPERDALREAAYFVERLAAEEMPLAGLVLNRVHGSGAARLSAERARAAAENLEEGRIVDQAAGKAEKSGTAAPVGSSPEAAEAHEPVDPEPEVAVAEAEESAADSGASDATESRRPQSPTPDPSGPPDPPGLSGRSGPSGPSGAPGPSDVPDPSGVPDPSDVPEVPVPSASVPSAESTDATASVTSVEQLTAGLLRLHTERMQVLAREQRTRDRFTALHPEVAVVEVAALPGDVHDLAGLRAIGDRLASGRTAE